A window of Cryptomeria japonica chromosome 3, Sugi_1.0, whole genome shotgun sequence contains these coding sequences:
- the LOC131046861 gene encoding uncharacterized protein LOC131046861: MAGTGSASASSSSVANVRNENTPFKIDQDSPLWHYTTMIKPVSGGGGFVWQCNHCGTEYTSSYYRVKGHLCFIPGRGIKFCKGSDGKGLPKALVLGYIREQEEADRRSGKAKTDHPLVHQSSMSKRPSSSMGSTRPAGSHPFMQNPPVDAVENQNVVASRKRGPLDFAFKNELREIADSKIARCLYGNGLPFNLVRSPYFRDMVHTLCNTPSDYVCPGYEKVRTTLLAKEKASIELQLKVIKDTWQETGVTIVSDGWKDCKNRPLINVIAVCPKGAMFLKAVDCEGQVKDASFIANILIECIDMVGPQNVVQVVTDNAKNCRAAGTIVEATYGHIFWTPCAVHSLNLIMQKLGTQIDWVKKLYAEGEEIQMFVTNHHMSQAIFRTFSKLELLKVAETRFASHTLVLRRLLKVRDALSSMVINSLWSVWKQSHTERALKVRALILSEKWWDDVEYVLNFTEPIMSMIRYADTDRPCLGEIYDGMDCMVEKIKEVINRKENDPTETFFKVVQKIVVDRWNKMTTPLHLLAFALTPKFYSAEMLATPRRVPPYRDAEVASGYRAAFKKIYQDEETRNIVMREFGQFVSAKNHDVVALNARYGMDADEWWYVHGQGSIYLQPLAIKLNSQVASSSSAERNWSTYSFIHSVKRNRLGAKKAEDLVYVHSNLRLLSHKDPEYSEGVTRNWDLAPECADLDAIVAQLCQVSIDEAVMEFERDIASGSGIPFDIGSIDAEFEPLDDHELGLDASDEDEYGI, translated from the exons atggctggaactggaagtgcaagtgcaagctctagttcaGTTGCAAATGTCCGAAATGAAAATACcccctttaaaattgatcaagattcaccactttggcattatacaacaatgatcaagccagtgtctggtggtgggggttttgtttggcaatgcaaccattgtggcactgagtataccagctcatactatcgagtgaaaggccacctttgtttcatccctgggcgtggaataaaattttgtaagggatcagatggcaaggggctgccaaaagctctagttttgggatatattagagaacaagaggaagctgaTAGGAGAAGTGGCAAAGCAAAGACTGATCATCCTCTTGTCCATCAAAGCTCAATGTCTAAGAGGCCTTCTAGTAGCATGGGCTCCACAAGACCAGCTGGTTCACATCCTTTCATGCAAAACCCACCAGTTGATGCAGTAGAGAATCAGAATGTTGTGGCTTCacggaaaagaggcccattggattttgccttcaaaaatgaactgagagagattgcagattccaaaattgcacgttgcctttatggcaatgggcttcctttcaaccttgttagatcaccttactttcgggacatggtgcatactctttgcaatacaccttctgattatgtttgtccagggtatgaaaaggtgagaactaccttattggcaaaggagaaagcatccATAGAGTTACAGTTGAAggtcatcaaagatacatggcaggaaacaggtgtgaccattgtttctgatggatggaaagattgtaaaaataggccattgatcaatgttatagcagtgtgtcctaaaggggcaatgtttttgaaagcagtggattgtgaggggcaagtgaaagatgcaagtttcattgccaatatcttgatagaatgcattgacatggtggggcctcaaaatgttgtccaagttgtaactgacaatgctaaaaattgtagagcagcagggactatagtggaggctacatatggtcacatcttttggacaccatgcgcagtacactcactcaatttaatcatgcaaaagcttggcacacaaattgattgggtgaaaaaacTATATGCGGAgggcgaggagattcaaatgtttgtgactaatcatcatatgtcacaagccattttcaggaccttctccaagttggagttgttgaag gttgctgaaacacgatttgcatctcacacgctcgtcttaagacgacttctgAAGGTGCGAGAtgccttgagttctatggtcatcaacagcttgtggagtgtatggaagcagtcccacacagaaagagctctaaaagtaagagcattgatccttagtgagaaatggtgggatgatgtggaatatgttttgaatttcactgagcccatcatgagcatgatcaggtatgctgatactgatcgcccatgtttgggcgagatttatgatggcatggattgcatggtggaaaaaataaaagaagtaataaatagaaaagaaaatgacccaacggaaacatttttcaaagttgtgcagaaaattgttgttgaccgttggaacaagatgaccacccccttacatctcttagcatttgctttgacgccaaaattttatagtgcagagatgcttgcaacaccaaggagggtgccaccatatagagatgcagaggttgcttctggctatagggctgcctttaaaaagatatatcaagatgaggagacaagaaatattgtcatgagggagtttggccaatttgtatctgcaaaaaatcatgatgttgtagctcttaatgctagatatgggatggatgctgatgagtggtggtatgtacatggtcaaggctccatttacttgcagcctcttgcaattaaacttaactcccaa gttgcaagttcttcttcagctgagcggaattggagtacatactccttcatccactcagtcaaacgtaatcgtttgggtgcaaagaaagctgaggatttggtctacgtacactccaaccttcgtttgttgtcacataaggaccctgaatatagtgagggtgtaacaaggaattgggatctagcccctgagtgtgctgatttagatgctatagttgcacaactttgccaagtctctatagacgaggcggttatggaatttgagagagacatagctagtgggagtggcattccatttgatattggttcaattgatgctgaatttgaaccacttgatgaccatgagcttgggttggatgcttcagatgaagatgaatatggaatttaa